A single window of Enterobacteriaceae bacterium ESL0689 DNA harbors:
- the glnL gene encoding nitrogen regulation protein NR(II) has product MATGTQPDAGQILNALIHSILLVDDDLTVHYANPAAQQLLAQSSRKLFGTPLPELLSYFSLDIKMMQENLRAGQGFTDNEVTLVIDGRSHILSLSAQRLPDNYILLELSPLDNQRRLSQEQLQHAQQVAARDLVRGLAHEIKNPLGGLRGAAQLLSKALPDPALLDYTSVIIEQADRLRNLVDRLLGPQHPGVRITDSIHKVAERVIKLVSMDLADNVRLIRDYDPSLPELAHDPEQIEQVLLNIVRNALQALGPDGGEITLRTRTAFQLTLCGVRYRLAARIDVEDNGPGIPPHLQDTLFYPLVSGHEGGTGLGLSIARNLIDQHNGKIEFASWPGHTEFSVYLPIRK; this is encoded by the coding sequence ATGGCAACAGGCACTCAGCCCGATGCTGGGCAGATCCTTAACGCTTTAATCCATAGCATTTTACTTGTCGATGACGATCTGACCGTACATTATGCCAACCCGGCTGCCCAGCAATTGCTGGCACAAAGCTCGCGCAAACTCTTTGGGACACCGCTTCCGGAGCTATTAAGTTATTTTTCATTAGATATCAAAATGATGCAGGAAAACCTGCGCGCAGGGCAGGGATTTACTGATAATGAAGTCACGCTGGTTATCGACGGTCGCTCTCATATTCTGTCACTGAGCGCACAACGACTGCCAGATAACTATATCCTGCTGGAATTATCACCACTGGATAATCAGCGCCGTCTGAGTCAGGAACAGTTACAACACGCACAGCAAGTGGCTGCACGTGATCTGGTACGCGGCCTGGCACATGAGATAAAAAACCCATTAGGCGGTCTGCGGGGTGCTGCACAGTTATTAAGTAAAGCGCTCCCTGATCCTGCGCTCCTTGATTATACCAGCGTGATCATCGAACAGGCTGATCGCTTGAGAAATCTGGTTGATCGCTTGCTGGGACCTCAGCATCCCGGCGTGCGTATCACTGACAGTATTCATAAAGTGGCTGAGCGGGTTATCAAACTGGTGTCGATGGATCTGGCCGATAACGTCAGACTTATCCGTGACTATGATCCCAGCCTGCCAGAGTTAGCACACGATCCTGAGCAAATCGAACAGGTGTTATTGAATATTGTACGTAATGCTTTACAGGCGCTGGGGCCAGATGGAGGCGAGATTACATTACGGACACGTACAGCTTTCCAGTTAACGCTATGCGGTGTGCGTTATCGGCTGGCTGCACGAATTGATGTGGAGGATAACGGCCCCGGTATTCCCCCGCACTTACAGGATACGCTGTTTTATCCTCTGGTGAGTGGTCATGAAGGCGGCACCGGACTGGGACTTTCCATCGCCCGTAATCTTATTGATCAGCATAACGGTAAAATTGAATTTGCCAGCTGGCCTGGACATACCGAATTTTCGGTATATCTGCCTATTCGGAAATAG
- the glnG gene encoding nitrogen regulation protein NR(I) — MPRGIVWIVDDDSAIRWVLERALTGAGLSCTTFDNANNVLDALASKMPDVLLSDIRMPGMDGLTLLKQIKLHYPMLPVIIMTAHSDLDAAVNAYQQGAFDYLPKPFDIDEAVALVDRAISHYQEQQQPRNVTVINPTADIIGEAPAMQDVFRIIGRLSRSSISVLINGESGTGKELVAHALHRHSPRAKAPFIALNMAAIPNDLIESELFGHEKGAFTGANAVRQGRFEQANGGTLFLDEIGDMPLDVQTRLLRVLADGQFYRVGGYAPVKVDVRIIAATHQNLELRVQEGEFREDLFHRLNVIRIPLPPLRERREDIPRLARHFLQVAARDLGVEAKKLHPETEHALTQLNWPGNVRQLENTCRWLTIMAASQEVLTQDLPAELFATSVPDAAAHSPSDSWITLLRQWAEQAFQSGQQNLLYQVQPEMERILLTAALHHTQGHKQEAARLLGWGRNTLTRKLKELGIE; from the coding sequence ATGCCACGAGGAATAGTCTGGATCGTTGACGACGATAGTGCCATCCGTTGGGTGCTTGAACGGGCACTCACCGGTGCTGGCCTGAGTTGTACCACCTTTGACAACGCGAATAACGTGCTTGATGCGCTCGCCAGCAAGATGCCTGATGTTTTATTGTCCGATATCCGTATGCCGGGCATGGATGGCCTGACATTACTCAAACAAATTAAACTTCATTATCCGATGCTGCCGGTGATTATCATGACTGCCCATTCCGATCTCGATGCCGCCGTCAATGCCTATCAACAAGGGGCTTTTGATTATCTGCCAAAACCGTTTGATATTGATGAGGCGGTCGCGCTGGTAGATCGGGCCATCAGCCATTATCAGGAACAGCAACAACCGCGCAATGTGACAGTTATCAATCCGACCGCAGACATTATCGGGGAAGCACCGGCCATGCAGGACGTGTTCCGTATTATTGGCCGTTTGTCACGTTCTTCTATCAGCGTATTGATTAATGGCGAATCGGGGACGGGTAAAGAACTGGTCGCCCATGCGCTGCATCGCCATAGCCCGCGCGCCAAAGCGCCATTTATTGCGTTGAATATGGCCGCCATTCCCAATGATTTGATTGAGTCTGAACTGTTCGGTCATGAAAAGGGGGCTTTTACCGGCGCAAATGCCGTGCGTCAGGGACGTTTTGAGCAAGCGAATGGCGGCACACTTTTTCTTGATGAAATTGGTGATATGCCGCTGGATGTACAGACACGCTTACTGCGTGTGCTGGCCGATGGCCAGTTTTATCGGGTTGGCGGCTATGCACCGGTGAAAGTCGATGTCCGTATTATTGCCGCCACTCACCAGAATCTTGAGTTACGGGTGCAGGAAGGGGAATTTCGTGAAGATCTTTTTCATCGCCTGAATGTTATTCGTATTCCACTCCCGCCATTGCGCGAACGTCGTGAGGATATACCGCGTCTGGCGCGCCATTTCCTGCAAGTTGCCGCCCGGGATCTGGGAGTGGAAGCCAAAAAACTGCATCCGGAAACTGAACATGCCTTAACGCAGTTAAACTGGCCAGGTAATGTACGGCAGCTGGAAAATACCTGCCGCTGGCTGACCATCATGGCAGCCAGTCAGGAAGTTCTGACTCAGGATCTCCCCGCTGAATTGTTTGCAACCTCAGTGCCGGATGCCGCCGCCCACAGCCCCTCTGATAGCTGGATAACATTGCTGAGGCAATGGGCTGAGCAGGCTTTCCAGTCCGGACAGCAAAATCTGCTTTATCAGGTACAACCGGAGATGGAACGCATATTGCTCACCGCCGCCCTGCACCATACGCAAGGACACAAACAGGAGGCGGCTCGCCTGCTGGGCTGGGGACGGAATACACTGACGCGCAAATTAAAAGAACTGGGTATAGAATAA
- the yihI gene encoding Der GTPase-activating protein YihI, protein MKKPTAPSRSKQHRKTREEINQESRARKRQKKHRGNIAGSRTTAGRANTNAKKPEPQKDPRIGSKKPVPLGGTERTSVTKQRQRVSEKPALSAQDELALLENDPRLDALLDRLEEGEILNQEEQRWVDSTLDRIDILMQQLGLACDDEEEEEVYQEDMMRLLKGGK, encoded by the coding sequence ATGAAAAAACCGACCGCGCCCTCCCGAAGCAAACAACATCGCAAGACACGTGAAGAGATTAATCAGGAATCCCGTGCGCGTAAACGCCAGAAGAAACATCGCGGCAACATCGCGGGAAGCCGCACCACTGCTGGCAGAGCCAACACAAACGCTAAAAAACCAGAACCACAAAAAGATCCGCGTATTGGCAGTAAAAAACCTGTTCCACTGGGGGGAACGGAACGTACTTCCGTCACGAAGCAACGTCAGAGAGTCAGTGAGAAACCGGCGCTTTCAGCGCAGGATGAACTGGCGTTGCTGGAAAACGATCCACGGCTTGATGCGTTGCTTGATCGTCTGGAAGAGGGGGAGATCCTGAATCAAGAAGAGCAGCGTTGGGTTGATAGCACACTCGATCGAATTGATATACTGATGCAGCAACTGGGTCTTGCCTGTGATGATGAGGAAGAAGAAGAGGTCTACCAGGAAGATATGATGCGTTTATTGAAGGGTGGAAAATAA
- the yihA gene encoding ribosome biogenesis GTP-binding protein YihA/YsxC has product MTNWNYQQTHFVTSAPDIRHLPADTGIEIAFAGRSNAGKSSALNTLTNQKNLARTSKTPGRTQLINLFAVAEGKRLVDLPGYGYAQVPEEMKIKWQRALGEYLEKRQCLKGLVVLMDIRHPLKDLDQQMIEWAVDSDIPVQILLTKVDKLSSGAAKAQVKKVREAILAFNGDVQVAAFSSLKKTGIDTLRQKLDSWFNDVPAQNDTKPS; this is encoded by the coding sequence TTGACTAACTGGAATTATCAGCAAACACATTTTGTCACCAGTGCCCCGGATATTCGCCATCTTCCTGCCGACACCGGCATTGAGATTGCGTTTGCCGGGCGTTCGAACGCTGGCAAGTCCAGCGCCCTGAATACATTAACTAACCAGAAAAACCTGGCACGTACCTCAAAAACGCCGGGACGTACTCAGCTTATCAACCTGTTCGCAGTTGCTGAAGGCAAACGCCTGGTCGACCTGCCAGGTTATGGTTACGCTCAGGTGCCGGAAGAGATGAAGATCAAATGGCAGCGGGCACTGGGCGAATATCTGGAAAAACGCCAGTGTCTGAAAGGGCTGGTGGTGCTGATGGATATTCGTCATCCGCTCAAAGATCTTGACCAGCAAATGATCGAATGGGCGGTAGACAGTGATATTCCGGTGCAGATACTTCTGACTAAAGTGGATAAGCTATCCAGTGGGGCGGCCAAAGCGCAGGTGAAAAAAGTACGCGAGGCTATACTCGCCTTTAATGGTGATGTGCAGGTTGCCGCTTTCTCTTCGTTGAAGAAAACCGGTATCGATACACTGCGACAGAAACTCGATAGCTGGTTTAATGATGTCCCTGCTCAGAATGACACAAAGCCATCGTGA
- the polA gene encoding DNA polymerase I: protein MVQIPENPLILVDGSSYLYRAYHAFPPLTNSSGEPTGAMYGVINMLRSLILQYQPTHAAVVFDAKGKTFRDELFDRYKSHRPPMPDDLQAQISPLHAMVKAMGLPLMVVPEVEADDVIGTLAYEAEKAGHPVLISTGDKDMAQLVTPSITLINTMTNAILGPDEVVAKYGVPPELIIDFLALMGDSSDNIPGVPGIGEKTAQALLQGLGGLDTLYAEPEKIAGLSFRGAKTMAAKLAQNEEVARLSYQLATIKTDVQLALHCEDLTVQQPVTDELLALFRHYDFKRWMADVESGKWLQAKRRSVAAEQGAPALDENRVNEVTARLSAKNYVTILDENTLVEWITRLKEAPLFAFDTETDSLDNVSANLVGLSFAIEPGIAAYVPVAHDYLDAPDQIPRERVLALLRPLLEDENRLKVGQNLKYDRGILANYGIELRGIAFDTMLESYTLNSVAGRHDMDSLAERWLQHKTITFAEIAGKGKNQLTFNQIALEEAGRYAAEDADVTLQLHLKMWPELQRHSGQRNIFAHIEMPLVPVLSRIERNGVKIDPAVLHAHSQEITQRLLELEQQAWQLAGEEFNLSSPKQLQTILFEKQGIKPLKKTPGGAPSTSEEVLEELALEHPLPKVILEYRGLAKLKSTYTDKLPLMINDKTGRVHTSYHQAVTATGRLSSTDPNLQNIPVRNDEGRRIRQAFIAPPDYLIVSADYSQIELRIMAHLSHDKGLLAAFAEGQDIHRATAAEVFGVALDSVSNEQRRSAKAINFGLIYGMSAFGLARQLNIPRKEAQQYMDRYFERYPGVLDYMERTRAQAKEQGYVETLDGRRLYLPDIKSSNGVRRAGAERAAINAPMQGTAADIIKRAMIAVDMWLQVEKPRVRMIMQVHDELVFEVHKDDLAIVTEKLHQLMENSTQLSVPLLVEVGSGDNWDQAH, encoded by the coding sequence ATGGTTCAGATCCCGGAAAATCCTCTTATTCTTGTTGATGGATCCTCTTATCTCTATCGGGCATATCATGCTTTCCCTCCCTTGACTAACAGTAGCGGTGAGCCGACCGGTGCGATGTATGGCGTGATAAATATGCTGCGTAGCCTGATCCTGCAATATCAACCCACACATGCTGCGGTGGTTTTTGATGCTAAAGGAAAGACGTTTCGTGATGAACTGTTTGATCGCTATAAATCTCATCGACCCCCGATGCCCGATGATTTACAGGCGCAGATTTCACCGCTACATGCGATGGTGAAAGCAATGGGGTTACCGTTGATGGTCGTGCCTGAAGTGGAAGCAGATGATGTGATCGGAACCCTGGCGTATGAAGCGGAAAAAGCGGGACATCCGGTGCTTATTAGCACCGGTGATAAAGACATGGCTCAGCTTGTCACACCGAGTATCACGCTGATTAATACCATGACTAACGCTATTTTGGGCCCGGATGAAGTTGTGGCTAAGTATGGTGTACCGCCTGAATTGATCATCGATTTCCTTGCTTTGATGGGAGATAGCTCCGATAACATTCCCGGTGTTCCTGGTATTGGCGAAAAGACGGCGCAAGCGTTATTACAAGGGCTGGGTGGGTTGGATACTTTATATGCGGAACCAGAGAAAATTGCCGGTTTGAGTTTCCGTGGCGCTAAAACAATGGCGGCGAAACTGGCACAAAATGAAGAAGTCGCTCGCCTCTCATATCAGCTCGCGACGATTAAAACCGATGTCCAACTGGCGTTACATTGCGAAGATTTGACCGTACAACAGCCAGTGACTGATGAATTACTGGCACTGTTTCGTCACTATGATTTTAAACGCTGGATGGCTGATGTTGAGTCCGGCAAGTGGTTGCAGGCAAAGCGTCGCTCGGTTGCGGCAGAACAGGGGGCGCCTGCCCTGGATGAAAACCGTGTCAATGAGGTGACAGCCAGATTATCGGCAAAAAACTATGTCACGATCCTGGATGAGAATACCTTAGTAGAATGGATAACACGGCTAAAAGAGGCACCCCTGTTTGCTTTTGATACCGAAACAGATAGCCTGGATAATGTCTCTGCCAATCTGGTGGGATTGTCATTTGCGATTGAGCCAGGAATAGCGGCCTATGTTCCGGTTGCCCATGACTATCTTGATGCACCGGATCAGATCCCGCGTGAACGTGTACTGGCATTATTAAGGCCGTTGCTGGAAGATGAAAACCGGCTGAAGGTGGGGCAGAACCTGAAATATGATCGCGGGATCCTGGCGAATTACGGGATTGAACTTCGGGGCATCGCTTTTGATACGATGCTTGAATCCTACACGTTAAATAGCGTAGCAGGGCGACATGATATGGATAGCCTTGCTGAACGCTGGCTACAACATAAAACCATTACCTTTGCCGAGATTGCTGGCAAAGGTAAAAACCAGCTTACTTTTAATCAGATTGCACTGGAAGAAGCGGGTCGTTACGCAGCCGAAGATGCTGATGTCACCCTGCAGTTACATCTGAAGATGTGGCCAGAATTACAACGCCATAGTGGGCAACGGAATATTTTTGCCCATATTGAGATGCCGCTGGTACCGGTACTCTCCCGCATTGAGCGCAATGGTGTCAAAATTGATCCTGCGGTATTGCATGCGCATTCTCAGGAGATAACCCAGCGTTTGCTTGAGCTTGAGCAGCAAGCCTGGCAGCTTGCGGGTGAGGAGTTTAATCTTTCCTCCCCGAAACAGTTACAGACGATTCTGTTTGAGAAGCAAGGCATTAAGCCCCTGAAGAAAACCCCAGGGGGGGCGCCTTCTACTTCGGAAGAGGTGCTGGAAGAGCTGGCGCTTGAGCATCCGTTGCCGAAAGTGATTCTGGAATATCGCGGCCTGGCGAAACTGAAATCAACCTATACCGATAAATTGCCCTTGATGATTAACGATAAAACCGGTCGTGTGCATACATCTTATCATCAGGCCGTCACTGCGACAGGGCGTCTCTCTTCGACCGATCCCAACCTGCAAAATATTCCGGTGCGTAATGATGAAGGACGTCGTATTCGCCAGGCATTTATTGCCCCACCAGATTATCTGATTGTTTCTGCTGACTACTCACAAATTGAGTTGCGTATTATGGCGCATCTGTCACATGATAAAGGGTTGCTGGCCGCTTTTGCTGAAGGTCAGGATATCCACCGTGCAACGGCGGCAGAAGTATTTGGTGTAGCACTTGATAGCGTCAGCAATGAGCAGCGACGAAGTGCCAAAGCGATCAATTTCGGATTAATTTATGGTATGAGTGCGTTTGGTCTCGCCAGGCAGCTCAATATACCGCGTAAAGAAGCCCAGCAATATATGGATCGCTATTTTGAACGCTATCCTGGGGTGCTGGATTATATGGAACGTACCCGTGCCCAGGCGAAAGAACAGGGTTATGTAGAGACGCTGGATGGTCGCCGCCTTTATCTGCCAGATATCAAATCCAGTAACGGGGTCAGGCGTGCTGGAGCAGAACGTGCAGCGATCAATGCCCCGATGCAGGGTACGGCGGCAGATATTATTAAGCGCGCAATGATTGCTGTCGACATGTGGTTGCAGGTGGAGAAACCACGAGTACGAATGATTATGCAGGTGCATGATGAGCTGGTGTTTGAAGTACACAAAGACGATCTTGCTATCGTGACGGAAAAACTCCATCAGCTGATGGAAAACAGCACGCAACTGTCAGTTCCACTGTTAGTGGAAGTGGGTAGTGGAGACAACTGGGATCAGGCACATTAA
- the hemN gene encoding oxygen-independent coproporphyrinogen III oxidase: MSVQSVDWDLALIQKYNYSGPRYTSYPTALEFSSAFGATEFSEAVARYPQRPLSLYVHIPFCHKLCYFCGCNKIVTRHQHKADQYLDVLEQEIIHRAPLFSGRQVNQLHWGGGTPTYLTKAQISRLMQLLRRHFDFNPAAEISIEIDPREIELNVLDHLRAEGFNRLSMGVQDFNKEVQRLINREQNEAFIFSLLRHAREIGFTSTNIDLIYGLPKQTAESFAFTLRKVIELNPDRLSVFNYAHLPTLFAAQRKIKDADLPVAEQKLNILQETINVLTDADYQFIGMDHFAHADDELAIAQREGKLHRNFQGYTTQGDTDLLGMGVSAISMIGDCYAQNQKELKQYYQQVDNTGDALWRGIALTRDDCIRRDVIKMLICQFALDFATIENLWQLDFQRYFAEDLALLAPLEKDGLVDINDQSIQVTAKGRLLIRNICMCFDTYFRQRVRMQQFSRVI, encoded by the coding sequence ATGTCTGTACAGTCCGTTGACTGGGATCTGGCTTTGATCCAGAAATATAATTATTCCGGGCCTCGTTATACTTCATATCCTACCGCACTGGAGTTTTCTTCTGCATTTGGTGCCACTGAATTTAGTGAAGCGGTCGCTCGCTACCCGCAACGGCCGTTATCATTGTATGTCCATATCCCGTTTTGTCATAAACTCTGCTATTTCTGTGGCTGTAATAAAATCGTTACACGCCATCAACATAAGGCTGATCAGTATCTGGATGTTCTGGAACAGGAAATTATCCATCGTGCTCCCCTGTTTAGCGGACGCCAGGTCAATCAGCTGCACTGGGGAGGTGGAACACCCACTTACCTGACGAAGGCGCAAATAAGTCGTTTAATGCAGCTGTTACGCCGCCATTTTGATTTTAATCCTGCTGCTGAAATCTCGATTGAGATTGACCCGCGTGAAATTGAGCTGAATGTTCTGGATCATTTACGTGCGGAAGGCTTCAATCGCCTGAGTATGGGGGTACAGGATTTTAATAAAGAGGTGCAGCGACTGATTAATCGTGAGCAGAATGAGGCGTTTATCTTTTCTTTACTCCGTCACGCGCGTGAGATCGGTTTTACTTCCACGAATATTGATTTGATTTACGGCTTGCCGAAACAGACGGCAGAGAGTTTTGCGTTTACGCTGCGAAAAGTTATCGAACTCAACCCGGATCGTTTGAGTGTTTTTAACTATGCGCATTTACCTACACTCTTTGCGGCACAACGTAAAATCAAGGATGCTGATCTGCCGGTAGCCGAACAGAAACTGAATATCCTGCAAGAGACGATTAATGTACTGACTGATGCAGATTATCAGTTTATCGGCATGGATCACTTTGCACATGCTGATGACGAACTGGCTATTGCTCAGCGCGAAGGGAAACTGCATCGTAATTTCCAGGGATATACTACCCAGGGAGATACCGATCTACTGGGAATGGGGGTTTCGGCAATCAGCATGATTGGCGACTGTTACGCCCAGAACCAGAAAGAACTGAAGCAGTATTATCAACAGGTTGACAATACCGGCGACGCGCTCTGGCGCGGTATCGCATTAACACGCGATGACTGTATTCGCCGCGATGTGATCAAGATGCTTATTTGCCAGTTTGCGCTGGATTTCGCCACGATAGAGAACCTATGGCAATTAGATTTTCAGCGCTATTTTGCGGAAGATTTAGCGCTGCTCGCGCCGCTGGAAAAAGATGGCCTGGTTGATATCAATGATCAATCGATTCAGGTGACAGCAAAAGGTCGGTTATTGATTCGTAATATTTGCATGTGCTTCGATACCTATTTTCGTCAGCGGGTACGAATGCAGCAATTTTCCCGCGTCATCTGA